The sequence below is a genomic window from Bombus fervidus isolate BK054 chromosome 2, iyBomFerv1, whole genome shotgun sequence.
AACATGCCTTTACTTTATGTCATGTTAGGATAGgacaagaaaaattaaaaagtgataaaatagaaaagacgTTCCGTACTGTAAATAAATGGGTACATAAATTATGGCAGTATATGGCAGTGAATGGTTTAGCATGTGTTATATTTTCGGGAGAAAATAATGCAGCAAATGGTGCTTGTTTTTTGAATCTGAAGAAAGAAATACCTGAAGATTATACAATACGCacttaaaaatagaaaaatttatcatttgtatactaatttaaaaggaaattattGAAGAAGTACCTTTCTAGTAATATGAATTGTAAAGAAATGTACGACAAACTAGAAAACAAAGTCTCCTACCGACTAATTTCCattcgataattattttatagaaatgtacaaatattgtattattaataaacttttttattccttgtaaatttaataagagcttatatttaataagaaattataatatgtataagcTCTATTGGACAGAGCACATACATTTACGAAATGAACAACAAATTAAAGAgaatgttaaatttaattaaattaattttcgttattttcaccttaaatattaaaaatttatttctataaaggCGATATATTATCATACAGAATAGGGgttatttggaaaatataacaataataaacaTGATAAAGTTAGGAGTTACGAACAAAAACGagtatctatatttttttatttttatactacaTCTTAATTTATCATATAGAGTGAATTAGCTATAATGAAGTAAGCAAAGTTTAATACGGATGCTTTATACTTGGACATTTTaccaataaaaatatgatttgaCTAAAATATAATCGcactttatattaaaaaatatatggtacattattttatactaacaataaattacaagatGGAAAATAACCACAATTATTAAAACCAAAAGTAAAACGACTTTTAGTTTAGTagctttcaatttttcgaaattacaataaaaaagcGAATATGTAAGCATTAGAATAATCAATATTATTAAGATAATTCTTGAAATAGTAAGCAATATATTAATCACTTTTATCTTgcattgtaaaaaaaaaggtCGTTTTACTAATTAATACTTGAAACTATTCTATAATGCCTACAGATCatataacgtgaaatatcaattaaaagtTTAGTATGGCTTATCATAAAAGTTTCCTTTACCCGATGACTTTTGCTTTTTCAAATATGTTAAGTAAGCAGAAATAGGTTGTCGTGGATTCATAGCTAGCATTCTTTCTCGGAATAAATTTGCTTTTGgagctttctttttctttttcattgtttcaaTATCGACGACACTAAATTCAGTTGTATTTCCAGTACAACTTGGTAGAGTAATATCATCTTCTATGTACATATTCTTCATCTTTTTAGGTTTGAAACTGCGCACTGGAGATAGGGAAGATTTTTCTTCtgataattttctcttttttgatGATTTTAATGGAACATCCGATAAATTTTGAACAATGTAATCCGGAAGCCgtttaatacttttttcttGTATGTCCGTTTTACTAAATTCTGTCACCTGATTTTTGGATTTCAATTGTTTGatcttaatttctttttgttcttgCAGCTTTTCATTGTgttctctttgtttcttttttttcatttctttgttGGCTTTAATATTATCAGCAGCACgttttaaatcttttaacgCTTCATCTCGAGCTTTAGAGAATGTAATCGTTTCTGGTCCCTCATCAGAATCTGATACTGCTTCGTGAAACTGTTGTGTTTCATTAGATGCTAcagtgtattttatattatctgtCTTCACACCTTCTAATAATTgtttttgctttttctttgataattttttaactgaAGTATTTCCCTTCTGATCTGAAACATCACTTGATAATTTCTGCTTTTTCTTAGGAACCTTTTTAGGTGGAACTTCTTCATATTGCAAAGCATCATCTTCTGACaataattccttttttttcttaggCAACTTTTCAACCAATACTTTTTTATCTTGCAAAGCAGTATCTTTTGCTAATAATTTCTGCTTTTTCTTAAGTAGTTGCTCGTTTGGAATATTGTCATCTGATAAAACGATTgaaacttttttcttctttttctttaatattttagtcTTTTCATTTGTCAAATCTTGAACGTCTTGAACATCTAgaacttttttctctttttttttcttcttctttatttcgttACGTATTTTTTCATCTTGACTTTCTGATTGTATTTCAGTAACTTGTTCATCTGACTCTTCTTGCATTTGCACATCAGtattatttgttttcttcttcttcttcccctttttcttattttccttttctgtTTCATCATTATTGTCAATATTGCTAGTGGGAATAAATTGTTTAGCTGCCTTTAGTAATTTTGAATCATTATTTTCTGGGAAATCAGTTTCAGATAAAGTAGACTTAGTAACTTCTTCAACTATTGGTCGCTTTCGttttttacgtttcttttgACGATCACTTTCTAATATGTTCTCCGCTACTTTAAGCAGCTTTTTCTTTAATGAATCATTTGGATCTGGTGCTGCTTTTGTGTTTTGTTCATCAttgttttcgttttcttctttaccTTGGTCATTCTGTTCATTATTGTTACtagaatttgttaattttttaaaattagtatttaatattggtgcactttcatttaatttcaattgtcTTAAGTACTTTGTTGTAGGTGTTTCACTTCCTAAAACTAGTGTTGATTTGTTTAATTCTGGTACTTTAGATGACATTGGTCTTGAAAGATTTGTTTTTGTTGCCAAGTCAGTTAATTCCGATGGAAGACTTCTATGCATGAGagtttcattgttttttatactttttaatttctttacatTTTGTTTTTCCTTTAATGTCAAATCTTTGTCTTTTTCCTCATCAAGGGAGTCATTTTCTTCAGCACCACAGGTTTTGACATTAAGTTTCTCTTGCTTAGATACACTTATTTTGGGAGTACTACATTCTATTGATTTACTAAGTTTTAATACTTTTGTATCAAATATTAGTTGAGAGTCATTTAATGACTGTTCTACACTTTTAACCGTAAATTCTTTAGAGTTTCgcttttgttttattctttttgtttcaaaagATAAATCAGGGTAATTATCTcccttttcattttcttctatcaGAGATGTATCTGATTTaagattcttcttctttttcttgtcACTTCTAATGGTTTGAGACATACTTAAATCACCAGATTTTCTTgatgtatttttttcttcattagAAGTATCTGTCCTcttacttatatttttttccgtgatattttcttcgtcattttcatgttgttcttctttctgaattgttttttgttttatcccTTCTCCATCATCTCTCTGATCTTCTTTAGTCTGTTCCTCATTATGTAATGTATCCTTTTCAATACTCTCATTTTTATTGTCCTCActttcatcttctttttcatcttcttcttcatcttcaaTTTCATCATCATCAACTACAAAATCTGCAAGATCTGACCCATTATCATCTGGGTCTGATGATTCTGTTTCTGATGCTCTACATTCATCTCCTGGTACATCATCATCAGAAAACTTTGCAACATCTTTaccataaaaattatattctttttggATATCAGAATCTACAGTGCTATTAGATTCATTATCATTGTCGCTGTTACTATCGCTTGTTccgcaaaataaaaatttaggtATTTCCAATTTATTTTGTGAATCATCGGAATTTTGAGTTTCATTAGAATCGGATCCCATGTTTGCTATGGtcgaaaaatttctattcaatttttccCTTGTTGCACTGCGAATTTGCTTCTCGCGAACTTTTTTTGAATCATGGTCAGACTCTTCCAAATTTTCATCTAACTGTTGTGGTTTCATCTTTTCCTTCGAAGTATTTAACGACTGATTTGTCCCATTTTTCTTAGCAGATGTAACTATATCTTCATTACAAttcgatttatttaaagatttCCGTTTGTTTACAGTTTCAGCTGCATTAGATTCTTCAAGTCTATTTGCCCCTTGCACTGACTTATTAAGAGATTTTCGTCCTTTTGGGACATCTTCAGacaatttacttttatttaatgataaattttcttccCCTTCTGTTGTTTCATATGATTCAGATAAActgttattttttaacgatttctgGAGGGACATATTACTGTTAGgtgtagaatatttattactatctTTCGTCGTAGACGTATTCTCACCAAcatttattgatatttcttcatcttttgtaatattttttgtatcttctactgtatttctatttttttcttcatctttattttcgttttgtttCGTGTTCTTCAGTTTTTTTCCTTTGGAAGATTTATCCTTGCTatcatttaatttacattcgtCTTCTGGTATatccattaatttattttcattttttgctTTCATAGAATCTGAATGTGCTTTTAATATAACGGTATCATCTGAATCATAATCAAAAGATATTTTCTCCTTgcttgtttttaaattttccgcGGCTAACCATGCCTCTCTATCGACTAAAACAAGATCACATTCGGCTTCACTTTCATCTTCAGTTGTCTTTGAATGTATAGAATTTTTGTCCATAtcattattcttttctttccattcACTGGCTGAGATATCTTGAAATGTATGTGACACACTAGTATCAGAATCGTTATCATCagctttcatattttcttgaCATTCTTCAGAGGTCACTTGGTTAGTGTCTGTATGTTTTTCATTCGATTCTAATTTGTTTTGATATTGTTTCTTCAGTCTTAAAGGATCTGTAGAATCATCCAGTACAGAAACTTTCTTTGATTGTTCTCCTCTTTCTGGTGCTTCTTCAACAAATTCAGCAGGAGTCTCTGTAACAATCGAAGAGTCACTACTTTTAATCACATTAGTTACATTAGCTTCAttcatattaattaatgtaGAATCCTCTATGCTCATGTGAGCATCCGAGGATTTTAACAAATTGCTCGTATTAGgagataaattatttgtttcactTATGTTTTTTAAACAAGATACATCCTCATGCTTTGAAACAGTTAAATTTTGAGTATCTGAAACTGATTTCACATCTACTGAATTTGACGAATCTATGTTACTTAATTTAGGAGATGAAATCAATTTTGTACAACTTATATCATCATTTTCATGCACATTTTCTGATGTATTTAAGTTAtcacttttacttttcgtgTCATACTGATCATCATTTATACATtgatttatatcattttgttcagattcttcattttcatttatattttccttgGTATATGAAACATCCATTTCGCTGCTTACATTTGCATTACTTGCATGAACATAAGCTTTCTTTGATTCTACATTTAATTCAATACCAATTTCTGTAGATTTATTATCATCTACTGTATTTATATCTTCTGCAAGTTCCATACTTTCAACATTATCGTTGGAACTTGCATTTGTAGATACTACTTGTATAGGACCATTCTTATCTAAACTTTCATTACATGGACTTCCAATGGCTGATTCTGTTTTTGTACCTACTACTaagttttgcatattattagAATTGTCTTCTTCACTCATTGAAATATCCAGACCTTCAGTTGGTAAATTACTAATTACACCAATATTAACTTCTTTCatagaaacattttcatttgcCATTTCTAATGATCGTTTAGAATGACGACGTTTTGGCGATAAACTTGTTTCAATGCAAGGATATTTGCATGTTTCTTCGGCTGACACATTTgcattcaaattatttatagatacGTGTTTCGGACTTTGTTGTGTAttagaaattgtattatttatatcctGTAAGCCAGTAACGATATTTGTTGTAAGATTCTCTTTATTATTATGACCATCATGTTTTTCCATTGGATTATTTAAATCTTCAATAAATGTGTTTTCATCTTTATTTTGTGGAAGTATTTTAGATTCATTATCTATTAAGGATTCTGCTTCATTTGTATTATCTACAGGCAGTGTTTTGCTACTTTCTAGTATACTTTTATCtgatatttttgtatcagTAAGTACATCCTTTTCAATATcttcaaaattatttgaagaaaCATTTTCTGGAGGGTTGTTGTGGGGTCCCTGAACTgttgtaaatgtaaatgtaaatatcaGTTAGTCCTTATATTagtttttattaacaaatgtTATTCTAGAACTTTttagttatatattgtaattttgttgaattttatACAGATAATGAACTATTTTTGCAATAGATTGCaatctaattaaaattaatataaaataatgaagtataacgataaattaatcTTACCATCATCTTCTGaatgtttttcatttatacTGTTACGACTTGTATTGAGTTTGTTTTTCGAAGTTGGCAATGATTCGTCTTTTGATGATGTCTTAGGGGAATTTTCTGTTCCTACAATTCAATATGGAATTACagaagtaaaatttttttaatttaagtatattttcaaaatataatatacctGATTCTCTAGTTTCAATAAGATCAGGTAATGTGCGATCTAATGTCACGACTGGATACTTCATatattctcctttttcttctaaaaGTGGTTCTGACAGTAGCACCGAAGTTCGTCTTCTTGTCTTAATAGGTGTATTGACTAATTCACCACGCTGCTGTTTATTTGGCGTATTAGCTTCAGGCCCCACGGAACTAGCTCTTACATTACGTTTAACAATTCTTGATGCTGGTTGTGGAGATTTTGCTTCTGAACCAGCTCTTGTAAAACGTTTACTAAACAATAagtatatacaaaacaaacataaaacaaaaattcataCATATAAATCAATCATTAATCATTATAGATACCTTTTTCgagtatttgttttattactaTCATTGGAAGTGTTATTTCTAGTTCTCTTTGTCGGTGTGCCAACATCTGATTCTGAGATTTCGTTAACATCTGAGGATATAGAATTTATTCTAGAACGTAAAGTTCGTCGATTTTCACTGATAGCAGAATTGTCCATAGCACTGGCTCGTTGCCTTGTGATTCTAGAAGTTTGTGTAGTGCTAACGATGCTTGAGTCGCTTAAAGGCGATTCGGGCGAAGAttcattttgtttaacgtttgGCTTAATTCGAGAGCTGCGACGAAGTGGAGAATCAGCCGATATCACCTCGATATTAGCACGGGTTCTCCGACCTTATATTTTAAagggaaaatgaagaaaaatatagtaatacgatcaAATTTCGTGAGATATCAATTATTTACTTCGAGATGGCTTCAAATAACGTTCATACAGATTGTATATTACGTTGTTAAATTGATAAAAGTACAACATGCAACTTCGAATCGACCGTTAGATTCAGCAACTGAGTGAACCGCGTGCGCATAGAAaccaaaaaatgaaaaatacaaacCATGTTTCACTTCTATTTCTTCATCTGATTCTTTTACAAGACGCGACATTTTTTTTACTGTTTACACTGTATACTAACAATAAGTcgtataaaaaagataatagtCAATAGGGGGTTACGTATTAACACGTGTTTATTCGCTGAATTTAAACTGACGACATACTCAACCTTCACCACATTGCGCGCGGATCGTCCGTTGTAGAAAATGCACTCAGAGCCACCAAGTGACAAAATTCagcgatatttcaatttcttcgataaatccgttaaaagaaatttcttttaggTAATGTAAACAATCAAcagataatacataatattgtttatacaaaaaaatacacgtttttattatttctttattatttgtatcgtTCTACTCGAAGTAATAAAACTTATAAtcttataacaaaaattaattcgtaatCATTGTGAAAAGTGcgggaaattaataaaagaaatatgtaaatcaaTACATCACCGATAATGCAATCAGAgagtagaaaatattcttctgtaagtttagttttaatattatttaaatttacataaaataatgatttgcttaaaatcaatatttatcagtaataacaaataattttacagtAGAAATGCATGTTTTAGCGAAAGGAATTACATGTGttcgtaatattgctattcattttgtattaattcgtttatattaatacataaattattaatctttatatatttatttaatagatctatttgcataaaaattatattttaaatgacatggaaaatatatttctttaagttAGCTGTTACCAAGCCCGGCTAGCTCAGTCGGTAGAGCATGAGACTCTTAATCTCAGGGTCGTGGGTTCGAGCCCCACGTTGGgcgatatttttgctttctctttatattttttaaaataattttcaatattattacattgcaatttatacacattttataacttaaattatacatacaatGTGCACCTATTTTCCAGTACCTCaacatttctttattttcttaactTCGTTTTTACGTTTCTTAGAAACTTCTGTGATTATAACTCATTctcataatttattttcaagcaAACATATATCCTTGATGAAAGGCGAACTGTACATTAGTATGCATGACAAATcatcttaaatatataatgtctACAAGGACGTTCCTGCAAAAAAGAACACGTTTCTGCAGCAATTTATTTAGTCCTTTCTTTGCGTGGTTGATCACCATCAATAATAGACTTCGAACTAAAAAAAATGCATTGTCGAGAAGTGTATATATCGTGAAGTAATCGGACTTGTAACAATAATGATTCACTTGATTTATCTTCTTCAATAATTTACATGGGATAtcaacatataaatatt
It includes:
- the LOC139997865 gene encoding uncharacterized protein isoform X1, yielding MSRLVKESDEEIEVKHGRRTRANIEVISADSPLRRSSRIKPNVKQNESSPESPLSDSSIVSTTQTSRITRQRASAMDNSAISENRRTLRSRINSISSDVNEISESDVGTPTKRTRNNTSNDSNKTNTRKSKRFTRAGSEAKSPQPASRIVKRNVRASSVGPEANTPNKQQRGELVNTPIKTRRRTSVLLSEPLLEEKGEYMKYPVVTLDRTLPDLIETRESGTENSPKTSSKDESLPTSKNKLNTSRNSINEKHSEDDVQGPHNNPPENVSSNNFEDIEKDVLTDTKISDKSILESSKTLPVDNTNEAESLIDNESKILPQNKDENTFIEDLNNPMEKHDGHNNKENLTTNIVTGLQDINNTISNTQQSPKHVSINNLNANVSAEETCKYPCIETSLSPKRRHSKRSLEMANENVSMKEVNIGVISNLPTEGLDISMSEEDNSNNMQNLVVGTKTESAIGSPCNESLDKNGPIQVVSTNASSNDNVESMELAEDINTVDDNKSTEIGIELNVESKKAYVHASNANVSSEMDVSYTKENINENEESEQNDINQCINDDQYDTKSKSDNLNTSENVHENDDISCTKLISSPKLSNIDSSNSVDVKSVSDTQNLTVSKHEDVSCLKNISETNNLSPNTSNLLKSSDAHMSIEDSTLINMNEANVTNVIKSSDSSIVTETPAEFVEEAPERGEQSKKVSVLDDSTDPLRLKKQYQNKLESNEKHTDTNQVTSEECQENMKADDNDSDTSVSHTFQDISASEWKEKNNDMDKNSIHSKTTEDESEAECDLVLVDREAWLAAENLKTSKEKISFDYDSDDTVILKAHSDSMKAKNENKLMDIPEDECKLNDSKDKSSKGKKLKNTKQNENKDEEKNRNTVEDTKNITKDEEISINVGENTSTTKDSNKYSTPNSNMSLQKSLKNNSLSESYETTEGEENLSLNKSKLSEDVPKGRKSLNKSVQGANRLEESNAAETVNKRKSLNKSNCNEDIVTSAKKNGTNQSLNTSKEKMKPQQLDENLEESDHDSKKVREKQIRSATREKLNRNFSTIANMGSDSNETQNSDDSQNKLEIPKFLFCGTSDSNSDNDNESNSTVDSDIQKEYNFYGKDVAKFSDDDVPGDECRASETESSDPDDNGSDLADFVVDDDEIEDEEEDEKEDESEDNKNESIEKDTLHNEEQTKEDQRDDGEGIKQKTIQKEEQHENDEENITEKNISKRTDTSNEEKNTSRKSGDLSMSQTIRSDKKKKKNLKSDTSLIEENEKGDNYPDLSFETKRIKQKRNSKEFTVKSVEQSLNDSQLIFDTKVLKLSKSIECSTPKISVSKQEKLNVKTCGAEENDSLDEEKDKDLTLKEKQNVKKLKSIKNNETLMHRSLPSELTDLATKTNLSRPMSSKVPELNKSTLVLGSETPTTKYLRQLKLNESAPILNTNFKKLTNSSNNNEQNDQGKEENENNDEQNTKAAPDPNDSLKKKLLKVAENILESDRQKKRKKRKRPIVEEVTKSTLSETDFPENNDSKLLKAAKQFIPTSNIDNNDETEKENKKKGKKKKKTNNTDVQMQEESDEQVTEIQSESQDEKIRNEIKKKKKKEKKVLDVQDVQDLTNEKTKILKKKKKKVSIVLSDDNIPNEQLLKKKQKLLAKDTALQDKKVLVEKLPKKKKELLSEDDALQYEEVPPKKVPKKKQKLSSDVSDQKGNTSVKKLSKKKQKQLLEGVKTDNIKYTVASNETQQFHEAVSDSDEGPETITFSKARDEALKDLKRAADNIKANKEMKKKKQREHNEKLQEQKEIKIKQLKSKNQVTEFSKTDIQEKSIKRLPDYIVQNLSDVPLKSSKKRKLSEEKSSLSPVRSFKPKKMKNMYIEDDITLPSCTGNTTEFSVVDIETMKKKKKAPKANLFRERMLAMNPRQPISAYLTYLKKQKSSGKGNFYDKPY
- the LOC139997865 gene encoding uncharacterized protein isoform X2, which produces MSRLVKESDEEIEVKHGRRTRANIEVISADSPLRRSSRIKPNVKQNESSPESPLSDSSIVSTTQTSRITRQRASAMDNSAISENRRTLRSRINSISSDVNEISESDVGTPTKRTRNNTSNDSNKTNTRKSKRFTRAGSEAKSPQPASRIVKRNVRASSVGPEANTPNKQQRGELVNTPIKTRRRTSVLLSEPLLEEKGEYMKYPVVTLDRTLPDLIETRESGTENSPKTSSKDESLPTSKNKLNTSRNSINEKHSEDDETPAEFVEEAPERGEQSKKVSVLDDSTDPLRLKKQYQNKLESNEKHTDTNQVTSEECQENMKADDNDSDTSVSHTFQDISASEWKEKNNDMDKNSIHSKTTEDESEAECDLVLVDREAWLAAENLKTSKEKISFDYDSDDTVILKAHSDSMKAKNENKLMDIPEDECKLNDSKDKSSKGKKLKNTKQNENKDEEKNRNTVEDTKNITKDEEISINVGENTSTTKDSNKYSTPNSNMSLQKSLKNNSLSESYETTEGEENLSLNKSKLSEDVPKGRKSLNKSVQGANRLEESNAAETVNKRKSLNKSNCNEDIVTSAKKNGTNQSLNTSKEKMKPQQLDENLEESDHDSKKVREKQIRSATREKLNRNFSTIANMGSDSNETQNSDDSQNKLEIPKFLFCGTSDSNSDNDNESNSTVDSDIQKEYNFYGKDVAKFSDDDVPGDECRASETESSDPDDNGSDLADFVVDDDEIEDEEEDEKEDESEDNKNESIEKDTLHNEEQTKEDQRDDGEGIKQKTIQKEEQHENDEENITEKNISKRTDTSNEEKNTSRKSGDLSMSQTIRSDKKKKKNLKSDTSLIEENEKGDNYPDLSFETKRIKQKRNSKEFTVKSVEQSLNDSQLIFDTKVLKLSKSIECSTPKISVSKQEKLNVKTCGAEENDSLDEEKDKDLTLKEKQNVKKLKSIKNNETLMHRSLPSELTDLATKTNLSRPMSSKVPELNKSTLVLGSETPTTKYLRQLKLNESAPILNTNFKKLTNSSNNNEQNDQGKEENENNDEQNTKAAPDPNDSLKKKLLKVAENILESDRQKKRKKRKRPIVEEVTKSTLSETDFPENNDSKLLKAAKQFIPTSNIDNNDETEKENKKKGKKKKKTNNTDVQMQEESDEQVTEIQSESQDEKIRNEIKKKKKKEKKVLDVQDVQDLTNEKTKILKKKKKKVSIVLSDDNIPNEQLLKKKQKLLAKDTALQDKKVLVEKLPKKKKELLSEDDALQYEEVPPKKVPKKKQKLSSDVSDQKGNTSVKKLSKKKQKQLLEGVKTDNIKYTVASNETQQFHEAVSDSDEGPETITFSKARDEALKDLKRAADNIKANKEMKKKKQREHNEKLQEQKEIKIKQLKSKNQVTEFSKTDIQEKSIKRLPDYIVQNLSDVPLKSSKKRKLSEEKSSLSPVRSFKPKKMKNMYIEDDITLPSCTGNTTEFSVVDIETMKKKKKAPKANLFRERMLAMNPRQPISAYLTYLKKQKSSGKGNFYDKPY